The Nitrospirota bacterium nucleotide sequence TTGGTTGGGCGCCTGACGAGTACCTGCGTCTCCGCCAGCCAGTAGACCAGCAGGGGGTCGCGGATGAGCGTCTGGGCCATGGCCGGGCTGTTCCCGAAGATCGTGCAGAGGAGGTGCAGCATCCGGGGGAAGCCGCGCAGATAGTCGAAGAGCTGGACGCGGTTGACTCCGGCCTCCAGAAACCGCTCCCAGTAGGTGAGGGCCTGGTCCGGATCGGCCGTCTCGCCGACGGATGCCAGCAGCTCGTCCAGGATCTGGGCGAGCAGCCCGCGCGACCGCGGCTCCCCGGCCATCGCCTGGATGTTGGCGTCCGCCCGCTTCGGGTCTGCGAGGCCGTAGGGGGCCAGCAGCGCGATCACTTCCTCCTCGCCCAGACCGGTGGCGAGCAGCAGCCGCGCCGCAGCCCGCGGGATTTCACGTTTCGAGGCGGGAGTCGTCTTGGGCGTCATCGCAGGGATTATACCGGCGGGACGACGAACAGACAACGAAGTGCAATGCCGTCGTGACGCAGGTATACTGACGCACCATGACGCCGGACCGGTTGATCCAGACCCTGCTGCCCTTCTGCCCCCAGGTCGAGGAAGAGGTGCTGCGCGACTTCGTGTTGCGGATGGACGCGGAGTATTTCGCGCAGTTCCGGCCGGAGGACATCGCCCGGCACGTCGCGCTCGTCGCCCAGCTCGATCCGGACCGTCCCTGCCTGGCGGCCGTGACCGAAGCCGAGGGCGGCCTGGTCGAGGTCGTCGTCGTCGCCTACGACTACTTCTCGGAATTCGCGACGATCTGCGGTCTGCTCTCCTCCTTCGGGCTCGACATCCGCGAAGGAGGCGTCTACACCTCGGCCGAAGCCGAGCCGGACGGTCCGGACCGACGCCCCGAGCGGCACTTCCCCTGGCCGAGACGCGCGCGGGCGAGAGGCAGGGCCGGCCTGAGTCGCAAGAAGATCGTGGACGTGTTCCGCGCCGCCCCGATGCCGGAGATGCCCTTCACCGCCGTCCAGCGGCGGCGCTTCGCCGAGGAGCTCGACCGGGTGGTCCGGCTCCTGGACGCCAACCGCTTCCAGGAGGCCCGCGGCCTGGTCAACCGGCGGCTCGTCGAGACGCTCGGCCGCTCCCGCGGCTCCTTCACGGGGCTCCTGAACCCGGTGCAGATCCGGTTCGACAACGACCAGTCCCCGACCGACACGATCATGGACATCCGCTCCACCGACACGCCGGCCTTCCTCTACGCCTTTGCCAACGCGCTGGCGATGCGGGGCATCTACATCAGGAAGGCCCGCTTCCAGAACGTGGGGGCCGAGATCCACGATCGGTTCTTCGTGCGGGGCCGGCACGGGCAGAAGATCGTGGACCAGGAGGAGCAGCAGGAGCTGCGGGTGACCGCGACCCTCATGAAGCAGTTCACCCACTTCCTGACCTGGGCCCCGGACCCGGCCCGCGCCATCGAGCACTTCGACCGCTTCCTGGACCTGATCCTGAAGGAGTCGCGCGACGGCAAGGCCCTGCACTTCCTCAAGGGCAAGGGGAGCCTCCCCCTCCTGGCCCGCCTGCTCGGCACCAGCGACTTCCTCTGGGAAGACTTCCTCCGCCGCCAGTACGACAACCTGCTCCCGATGCTGGAGAGCTACCAGAAGGTTCCGCTCCTCCGGTCCCGCGCGGCCATGGCCCGCGAGCTGCGCCGCCGCCTCGCCCGCTCCCGCACGGACGAGGAGCGGCGGCGGGCCCTCAACCAGTACAAGGACCAGGAGCTCTTCCGCATCGACATGAAGCACTTGATGGAGCCCTCCTCCACCCTGCCGGACTTCTCCCGCTCGCTCACCGACCTGGCCGAGGCGGTCCTGGACCAGGCCGTCCGCGACTCCCAGGCCAAGCTCTCCCGCCTCCACGGCTCGCCCCGCCTGTCCGGCGGCCGCCCCTGCCCCTTCTCGGTGTTCGGGATGGGCAAGTTCGGCGGACGTGAGCTGGGATACGCCTCGGACATCGAGGTCCTCTTCGTGTACGGCGGGCCGGGACGCACCGGCGGCCGCCGTCCGCTCGAGCACAGCGAGTATTTCGAGCGGGTGGCCCAGGACATCCTCCAGCGCATCGAGGCAAAGCAGGAGGGCATCTTTCACATGGACGTCCGGCTGCGGCCTCACGGGGGGAAGGGGCTGCTCGCGAGCCGGTTGGACGAGTTGCGGACCTACTACAGCCCGGCCGGACTCAGCGCGCCGTTCGAGCGGCAGGCCCTGATCAAGCTCCGGTTCGTGACCGGCGACGAGCGGCTCGGCCGGGAGGTGGAAGCGCTCCGGGACGCCTTCGTCTACAGCGGCCGGCCCTGGGACCTGGCGGCCGCCCTGGAGCTACGCCAGCGGCAGGTGAAGGAGCTGGTGGAGCCGGATCAGCGCAACGTGAAGTACAGCCCGGGCGGATTGATCGACGTGGAATATACGGTCCAGTATCTACAGATCATGCACGGCCACGCAGACCCCCGGCTCCGGACGCCCAACACGTTGGAGGCGCTGGCGGCGCTAGGAGACGGCGGCGCGCTGGCGCGGGAGGAGGCGGCCCAGCTCAGGGACACCTACCTCTTCCTCCGGGGATTGATTGACGCGCTCCGCATCGTCCGCGGCGACGCCAAGGACCTGGTGCTCCCCCCGGCCGGGTCGGACGCCTTCGTGTTCCTGGCCCGGCGGATGGGCTACACGACCGAGCGGTGGGAGGAGGGATCGGCGCGCCTGGCCGCGGACATCGCCCGGCACATGGAGCGGACCGCGGCGCTGTTCGCGAGCAAGTTCGGAGACGGCGCGGTCCAGCCGTGATCAGGACCCGACCTTCGCCAGGATCGCCGGCATCTCGTCCTCGCCGAAGGCGCGCAGGGTTTCCGACCGGACGTTCCCCAGGGAACCGGCGCTCATGAGCACGGCGGTCGCGGTCTCGTCGTCCGGGGCCGTAAAGATGAGAACGCCGTCGTACTGCCCCATGGTCCAATAGACGTCTTTGACCTGCCCGCCGGCCTTCTTGACCAGGGCCTTGAACGCAGCCGCCCGCTTCGTCGTGTCCTTGACACCCTTGATCCCCTGCTCCGTCCACCGGAACAACACGATGTAGGTCGCCATCGCGCACCTCCATACCAAGCTTGCTTGAGCCGCTCACTTCGATCACATGTGAGCGGATAGTTTGTTTGCCTCCAGTACAAGCTTGCGCGAGCCGCCCGCTTCGATCACGTGCAGGCAGAGTGGGTTTTGGCCCTGTGGGATATTTTCACTCGCCGTTCGCGTCCGCTTCTTCGTCCAGCCCGGCCAACTCCGCATAGGCCCGCAGCACGTCCGAGACCGAGAGGATTCCGATGATGGTCCGATCCTCGGTCACCGCCAGGTGGCGGACCCCCTTCTGTTTCATCAGCGCGATGGCGGCGGCCAGCGGCTCGCTGTCCTCGATCGTGAGGACCGGCTTGCTCATGCAGAGCTTGACCGTGGCCTCGTTCGGGTCCAATCCCCGCGCCACCGCCTTGCGGCTCAAATCCGTGTCGGTGATGATCCCGATGTAGCGGCAGTTGTCGTCCACCAGGAGCGACCCCACCCGCCACTTGGAGAGCAGCCGGCCCGCCTCCTTCAACGTGGCGTCCTTGTGCACGCTCCGCACGTCGGTGGACATGTAGTCGGCCACCCGCGAGCCGGCCAACGGGGTGCGGCGGTTGCCCTCCGCGCGCAGGGTCTCCAGCTCCGAGATGCAGCTCTCCAGAACCCGCTTGCGCTGCTGGAGGCTCTCCCGTTCCGTGTCCTGGACTCCGCTCTCCTGGGCCTCTTCCGGCAGGTTGACCAGGCCTCCGGCTTCGCCCAGCTTGGCATACTGGTAGGCCTCCAGCAGATCGGAGGATTCCCCGAAGATGCGGCTGATGAGCCGTTCGGTCGCGGCATCGAACTCGTCCAACGACGCGGCAGGCCGGCGTCTGGAGAGGAACGGGCGAAATGCGGCCAACTGCTGCTGCAACCGCTGGATGTCCCGTTCCACGAACAGCCGTCTGGCCGGTCGCCGGCCCGCGCCCTTTTGCATGATCCCCCCTACCGTGACAACCCAACCGACTGCCCGGGAGAAAAAGACTACCTCAACGACCGGGCGAGGCTCAAGGGAGGGGATTCGCCCGATCTGGAGCGGTCACGAATAGGCCCGTTCGTTGTGCTGGCTCAAATCGAGGCCCATGGACTCCTCCTCGGCGGAGATCCGCAGCCCGACCACTCGATCCACCAGCTTGAGGATCGCATAGGTGGCGACGAGCGAGAACAGCGCCGTGACGAGCACGGCCAGCGCCTGGACGCCGAAAAACCCGGGATTGCCGGAGAAGAGGCCGTCGGCTCCGGCCGAATTGACCGACTTCGAGGCCAGCAGGCCCGTCGCCAGAATCCCGACCGCCCCGCCGACTCCGTGGATGCCGACCACGTCCAGCGAATCGTCGTAGCCCAGCTTGGCTTTCCAGCGGATCACCGCGACGTAGCAGAGCCCCCCGGCGACGAGCCCGATCAGGAGGGCGGAGAAGGGCCCGACGTAACCGGCTCCGGGGGTCACGGTCGCCAGACCGGCCACCGCGCCGCTGGCCACCCCCAGCACGGTCGGCGTGCCCCGGTGGACCCACTCGACCGCCATCCAGGTCAGGGCTCCGACAGCCGCCGCCGTGTGGGTCGTGATGAAGGCGCCCACCGCCACGTTGTTTGCGGACAGGGCGCTCCCCGCGTTGAACCCGAACCAGCCGAACCAGAGGAGCCCGGTGCCCAGGAGCGTCAACGGGAGGTTGTGCGGCGCCATGTAGTCGGTCCCGTACCCGCGCCGCGCCCCCAGCATCAGGGAACAGACCAGGGCCGCGACGCCGGAGCTGATGTGCACGACCGCCCCGCCGGCGAAGTCCAGCGCCCCCAGCCTCCCCAGCCAGCCGCCGCCCCAGAGCCAGTGGGCCACCGGACAGTAGACCAGCAGGGACCAGAGGCCGGCGAACAGCAGCAGGGCCCCGAACTTCATCCGCTCGGCAAAGGCCCCCGTAATCAGAGCCGGCGTGATCGCGGCGAACATGAGCTGGAAGACCATGAAGGCCTGGTGGGGGATCGTCGGACCGTAGGTCGGATGGGGCTCCGTGCCCACGCCGTTCAGCCCGACCCATTCGAGGCCGCCGATCAGCCCGGCCTTGTCCGGCCCGAAGGCCAGGCTGTACCCGACCAGAATCCAGAGGAGGGTCACCAGGCAGAGGATCACGAAGCTCTGCATGACGGTGCCCAACACGTTCTTGCTGCGTACCAGCCCCCCGTAGAAGAGGGCCAGGCCCGGCACGATCATGGCCAGCACGAGCGCCGATGAAGTCAGCACCCAGACCGTGTCGGCCGTGTCCACCTTGAGCGGCGTGGGCGCCGGGGCGTCCTGCGCCCAGCCCGTCCCCGCCATCGCCAGCCCCAGGCCCGCTGCCAGTGCGATCAACACCAGACTCGTCAGTCGTCCCGATCGGCTCATGTCCCTCTCCTTCTCCTCCATAGACACAGCAAAGGCGCCGGCAGGAACCCTGCCAGCGCCTTGCTCCACCAGGCGGGGACCGGCCCTACCCGCCGCCTCGTTTCCCCTGCATCTCCTTCTCGTAGAATTCGATCATCCGGGCGATCTCCTCCTTGCTCATCCCCTGCTCCACCCACTTGTGGCTCTCCTGCGAGACCAGATCCTTCGCCACGTCGGGCGACAGCTCCCGCACCATCGGCAGAAACTTGGTGTAGAAATGCTTGGCCACTTCGTAGAAGCCCTGCCAGTGGACGTAGTCCGGCGCGACCTTGGACAGCCCGTGCCTGGCCCTCCGCCCCTCATGGTGCCAGAGCTCGTAAAACACCCATTCGATCGCTTCGTCATAGGGGGTCGGCGTGATCTTTTTCATCGCGAGCAGCTTGTCCATCGCCGCCTTGGACGGCTTGCCGAATTTCTCGTTGTACAGCGTGATCCCCTGGTCCATCTGCGTGAAGAACCGCTCCACGATCTCCTCGCTGTGGCAGGAGGCGCAGACCTGGCGCATGGCCTTTCGCCGGACCTCGTAGTTCTCGAGCCGCGTCGAAACGACCGGCCGGAGGGTCCAACTGATCCGGTCGCCCACGTCGTGGGTCACCTCCTGCGTGTCGGTGGCGCTCATGTGGCAGGTGGCGCAGGTGGGGAAGAGATAGTCCTTCCCCGGGTGCCACTTCTCCGTCGGCTGGGCGAGCTTCATCTTGTCCTTGTTCGCGGTGAACAGCACGCCGTGCTTGCTCTCGTAATAGGCCTCGATCTGGGGATGGTCCGGGCCCATGTGGCACCGCCCGCAGTTCTCCGGCTGCCGGGCCTGGGCGATCGAGAAGCCGTGCCGCGCGTGGCAGGCGGCGCAGGTGCCCTTCGACCCGTCCGGATTCACCCGCCCGATGCCCGAATTGGGCCAGGTGGACGGATGGAGCTTCCCGTTGTCCATCACCTTGACCACGCTCCCGTGGCAGCCGGCGCATCCGGTCGTGATCACTTCCGGCCCTTCCACGACGTTCCCGAGGAAATTGTCGAGGGAATTGGTGAACTGCGCCCCCTTGGCATGGTGGGACTTCTCGAACTCCCGGGCTTCCTTGTCGTGGCACCTCATGCAGTCCTTGGGCGTCACGAGCGTGGAGATGACCTTGCCGTAGTGGTCGTACGCGTCCGGCTCCCCCTTCTCGGCCTGGTGGCACTCGACGCAACCGATGCCCTTGGGAGCGTGGCGGCTGTATTTCCAGTCGTTGATGCCGCCGACCGAGATGTCTTTCGCCGTGTGGCAGTCAATGCACTTCTTGTTCTCGGCGGAGATGAACGGCCGGAGCCCGCCTCCCCGCCGCTCCTCCACCTGGACGTAGCCGACGCCGGTCAGGGCGAGGAACAGGACCAGACACAACCCGCCGATCAAGTAGCGGGTGAAATTCAATTTCCCGTTCGGCGCGGTCACGTGGCCCTCGGACTCATCATGGCCCGGCTCTGTCACAGCATCCCTCCTTTAGCATCACGGGTGGGAGGCACGAGGCGAGGGGCAAGGGATCGTGGCTGTTCCCTTAGGCATCGCCTCTAGCCCCTCGCCCCTAGCCCGTTCCTCACATCCTCGTGTCCAGAATCATCAAGGCCGCGACCGCCAACACCACCGCTGTTCCGACCACCCCGTTGACCAGCGCCATCGGCCAGCCCCGTTCGGACAGGACACGATCCACGAACGGATAGGCAGCAAAGATGCCGGCGCCGGCCAGAAGACTCCAGAGGGCGACGGGCCCGGGCAGGAGCGTGATCCACATGTAGGGCGCCGAGAAGTACCAGGGCGGCGACACGTCCGTCGCGACTTCCTGGGGGTTGGCCGGCGGCCCCAGCGTGGGCGGAAAGATCATCACGAGGTCCACGAGCAGGACCAGCAGCCCGACGGCGATCGCCCCCATGGTGAGGGCGTGTTCCGGGTAGAAGGGATGGAACCCGCGGCTGCCCGGCACCTCCGCGAAGCCGGAGAGCCGGACGACGAGCACGTGGCCGATCACGAGGCCGGCCAGCAGAACCGGCAGGAGCTTGGTGTGCAAGTCGTAGAGCCGCAGCAGCGTCCCGCCCGACACCTCCTCCCCGCCCCGCAGCAGATAGAGGAGCGGGGTGCCGACCACGGGCAAGCTCCCCAGCATGCTGGTCACGACGGTCATGCCCCAGTAGGAAACGTTGTCGTAGACCAGCGAATAGCCGGTGAATCCCATCGCGAAGGCGAGGAACAGCACGAGCGAGCCGCTCACCCATTTCCACTCGCCCGGCGGCCGATAGGCTCTGGTGACGAAGACCCGGATCACGTGGAACAGGAGGAACAGGATCATCAGGTCCACGGAGAACTTGTGCAGGCCGCGCACGAACCAGCCAAGGTAGACCTCGTGGGTGATCTGCTCCACGCTCTCGTAGGCCTTCTCGGGCGAGGGCACGTAGTAGAAGGTCAGCATGAGGCCGGTTGCCACCAGCAGGCCGAACAGGGTGAGCGGAATCGCCCCGAGCGTGTAGGGCCACCAGTCCAGGTGGGCCGGCAGGTCCTTCTGGATGTAGTCAATCCAGCTTTTCTGTCCTGCCCTGTGCTCGGCCGGTGTCGCTGCCGACTCCATACACTGTCCCCACGATCGGTTCTCAGTTTTCAGTGATCAGTTATCAGTTATCAGTTTTAGGAACAGACTGATAACTGACGACTGACCACTGATAACTAGCCGCTCTGGATGTTCACGTACAACTGGTCTCCCCGCTTCACGACCTCGAACCGATCCAGCGGGCGCGGCGGCGGCCCGGCGATGTTTCGCCCCGTCTTGTCGAAGACCCCTTGATGGCAGGGACAGAGGAACTGCTGCCGGTCCCTGTTCCAGGACACGAGACAGCCCAGGTCCGTGCAACGCCGGGAAAAGGCCGCGACGCCTTCGTCCGTCCTCAGGACCACGATCTTGTGGCCTCCGAGATCCATTGACACTCCCTCTCCCAGCGGCACGCGGGACTCGGCCCCGATCAGGACCGCCTCGTACCGTTTCGCCTTCGGACTGGGAACCAGGAACTGGGCGAACCGCAGGGCCAGCGTTCCCATCCCGAAGAGGAGCCCGAAGGCCATGACCGCTTGGCTAAGGAACCGGCGCCGTCCCAGGTCATCGTGGATGATGGCCATTACAATCCCTTTCACACCCGCGAGACGTGAAACGTGAGACGTAAAACACTCTGGGACACGGGCCGGATTCTGCTCGCGAAAGCCTTCCTCGTTTCATCCATCACCTTTCACGTCTCACGTTTTACGTCTCCCGTCTCCCGTTTCACGAATAGCCCCGCTCGCCGTGCTCGGCCAGGTCCAGCCCCATGATCTCCGCTTCACCGTCCACGCGCGGCCGCATGACGAGGTGGAGCCCCTTGAGCAGCAGGAAGGTCGCGCCGGCCGCATACATCCAGACCGTCGAGACGGCCACCACCTGGACCAGGAACTGGTAGGGGTACCCATACAGCAGGCCGTCGCTTCCGTCCGGATTCACCGCCGTAGAGGCGAAGAGGCCGACCGCGATCATGCCCCACGTCCCCCCCACCGCATGCATCCCGAAGACGTCCAGCGAATCGTCATAGCCCAGGATCGGCTTCACGAAGTTCACGACCATGTAACAGGTCCCGCCGGCTCCGATGCCGATCACGAGCGCCGAGAGCGGGCTGACGTATCCGGCTGCCGGCGCGATGGCGACCAGCCCGGCCACCGCCCCGCTGACCGTGCCCAGGGCAGTCGGCTTGTCCCGCTGGGCCCACTCCGCGGCGGTCCAGGCCAGGGCCGCCGATGCGGCCGAGACCTGAATGGCCACGAAGGCGGCGGTCACCGCCTGCATGGATGCCAGGCCGCGCCCGGCCGCGAACCCGGTCCACCCGACCCAGAGCAGCCCGGCCCCGCAGACCGACAGCGGCAGGTTGTTCGGCTTCATTTCGGTCCGCCCGAAGCCCTTCCTCGGCCCAACCACGATCGCCGCCACCAGGGCCGTGACGCCGGCGCTGACGTGGATCACGGCCCCGCCGGCGAAGTCCAGGCCGCCCAGATCGGCCAGCCAGCCCCCGTCCCAGAGCCAGCGAGCGATCGGGCCGTAGCAGAACCAGGCCCACAGGAACCCGAAGACGAGGAAAAACGAGAACCGGACCCGTTCGACCAGCCCGCCGGCCACCAGCGCCAGGGCTAGGGCCCCAGCCATCGTTTCGTAGACCGGCACCGGCGAGAGCCCAGCTACCCCGAACTCCATCGTCGGGAAGCCGCCCCTGAGCAGTCCTCCGAACACTCCGAGAACCGACACGAGCAGGAGGGCCGCCAGCACCAGCCCCATCGTGTTCAGCACGTTCTTCTTCCGCACCATCCCGCCGTAAAACAGGGCCACGCCGGGGAGGGACAGGAGGAGCCATGCGGAGCAGATCAGGAGCCACCCGATCTGACTGACTTCATGCGGCACCGTGGATCCCCACTCCCTGTCCAACACCGGGCCCCATGCCGCCGGCAGGCCCCAGCGACACCAGATATTCGCGATTGCCGGCCCGCCGCATGGTCACCGCGCCGACCCGGCTGAGCCGATCCACCGCCAGGAACACCTGGCTCCAGCTCACGGAGGGGAGCAGAGAGGCCAACTGGTCAATGGTCCTGGCTCCGCCCATCCGCAGTGCCTGAAGCAGCGTCAGCTCAACCGACGACAGATCCCCTTGCCCCTGTCCCGTGCGGATCCCCTGCAGCGCCATCGCACCCTCCTCAACGGACGCAACCCTCACGCTGCACAGGCAACAGCAAATTCAGTGCCATCGCCCCTTGCCAATTTCCTTGGAAAAGCTCGTTCCTGTGACGGATTCGCTCCGCTCTTGCGACAATTTTGTCGAAGGCCCGACAAAATGGGAGGAACGGAAAATTGAAGAGACGAATGGACGGAAAGAGAACGGGGGAGCGCCTGCAACGGACTCGCCGCAAGCGCTCCGCCGAAACACGAATGCTCAGTGCTGCTGGGCCCAGCCCTCGTCGTCGGAATAGGGCAGCGCCTTGCCGCTCGCGGCCCTCAGAGCCGCCGCGTGGCTCCAATGACGAGAATGCCTCGGATGCCGATCCACGCCGCTTACTTCGTCTGCTCGATGTGGGGAAGGAACTTCCCGTTCCAGGTCATCAGCACACGATCCTCCCCCTGGCTGCCCTTGATTTTTTGGATCGTGAACTTGAAGTCGATCGCCGACATGATGCCGTCGCCGAACATCTCGTGAATGACCGCGAGGATCCCGTCGCCGTAGTGCGCGCAGACTTCGGTCATCCGGTACACGTGGGGCTCTTGCAGAATGGCCGGGTCGTATGAGCGGAGCGGCGGCTTCCGCATCTCCTTGAGGAGGTCCTCGGTCAAGCCGGGGACCAGCTTCACCAGCTTGCCCTCGGTCTCCTTCTTGAGCTGCGCCTGACGACGGAACAACTGGGCCACGTAGACGTTGCAGAGCCCAAGAGCCTCCGCCAGCTCCGTATAGGTTTTTCCGGAAGCCTCCTTCAAGGCAAGGAGTTTGGCGACGACGTCCTTTTTCTCCATGTCTGGGTCCTCCTTTTGGCTAAGACTCCCGCTCCGAAGAGCCGGAGATGGTCAGAAGATGGCGAGCGCACCGTCACGATCCACGCGGCCTTCCGCCGTCAGAATCTCACGACGAGCGGCGCGGTTCCCGTTCCGCCTTCGTCGGCCGCGCCGGCATCGTCCCCCGCCGCGTGGGTGGCGTGACGAACCAGGAAGTGGATCACGTGGTTTCTGATCTTGTAATAGTGGGGGTGCTCGATGATCGAATCCCTCGACCTCGGCCTGGGGATCGTCACGTCGATGATCTCGGCGATGCGGGCCCCCGGCCCGTTGGTCATCAGCATGATCCGGTCCGAGAGCAGGATCGCCTCGTCCACGTCGTGCGTGACCATGAACACGGTGTTGCGGGCCGTGGTCCACATCTGGACCAGCTCCTCCTGGATCACGCCCCTGGTCAGCGCGTCGATCTGGGCGAACGGTTCGTCCAGGAGCAGAACCTTCGGCTCGATCGAGAAGGCCCGGGCCAGCCCCACCCGCTGCTTCATGCCCCCGGACAGGGCCGTCGGCCGCTTGTCCTCCGCCCCCTTCAACCCGACCAGCTCGATGTATTTGCGGACGTGCGCCGCCACCTTCTCCTGGTCCCAGTCCGGATAGGCCGCCCGCACGGCCAACCGGATGTTCTCGAACACGGTCATCCAGGGCATCAGCGAGAAGTTCTGGAAGA carries:
- a CDS encoding ammonium transporter, whose amino-acid sequence is MPHEVSQIGWLLICSAWLLLSLPGVALFYGGMVRKKNVLNTMGLVLAALLLVSVLGVFGGLLRGGFPTMEFGVAGLSPVPVYETMAGALALALVAGGLVERVRFSFFLVFGFLWAWFCYGPIARWLWDGGWLADLGGLDFAGGAVIHVSAGVTALVAAIVVGPRKGFGRTEMKPNNLPLSVCGAGLLWVGWTGFAAGRGLASMQAVTAAFVAIQVSAASAALAWTAAEWAQRDKPTALGTVSGAVAGLVAIAPAAGYVSPLSALVIGIGAGGTCYMVVNFVKPILGYDDSLDVFGMHAVGGTWGMIAVGLFASTAVNPDGSDGLLYGYPYQFLVQVVAVSTVWMYAAGATFLLLKGLHLVMRPRVDGEAEIMGLDLAEHGERGYS
- a CDS encoding GYD domain-containing protein; protein product: MATYIVLFRWTEQGIKGVKDTTKRAAAFKALVKKAGGQVKDVYWTMGQYDGVLIFTAPDDETATAVLMSAGSLGNVRSETLRAFGEDEMPAILAKVGS
- the cynS gene encoding cyanase, with the protein product MEKKDVVAKLLALKEASGKTYTELAEALGLCNVYVAQLFRRQAQLKKETEGKLVKLVPGLTEDLLKEMRKPPLRSYDPAILQEPHVYRMTEVCAHYGDGILAVIHEMFGDGIMSAIDFKFTIQKIKGSQGEDRVLMTWNGKFLPHIEQTK
- a CDS encoding multiheme c-type cytochrome, which codes for MTEPGHDESEGHVTAPNGKLNFTRYLIGGLCLVLFLALTGVGYVQVEERRGGGLRPFISAENKKCIDCHTAKDISVGGINDWKYSRHAPKGIGCVECHQAEKGEPDAYDHYGKVISTLVTPKDCMRCHDKEAREFEKSHHAKGAQFTNSLDNFLGNVVEGPEVITTGCAGCHGSVVKVMDNGKLHPSTWPNSGIGRVNPDGSKGTCAACHARHGFSIAQARQPENCGRCHMGPDHPQIEAYYESKHGVLFTANKDKMKLAQPTEKWHPGKDYLFPTCATCHMSATDTQEVTHDVGDRISWTLRPVVSTRLENYEVRRKAMRQVCASCHSEEIVERFFTQMDQGITLYNEKFGKPSKAAMDKLLAMKKITPTPYDEAIEWVFYELWHHEGRRARHGLSKVAPDYVHWQGFYEVAKHFYTKFLPMVRELSPDVAKDLVSQESHKWVEQGMSKEEIARMIEFYEKEMQGKRGGG
- a CDS encoding CBS domain-containing protein; the protein is MQKGAGRRPARRLFVERDIQRLQQQLAAFRPFLSRRRPAASLDEFDAATERLISRIFGESSDLLEAYQYAKLGEAGGLVNLPEEAQESGVQDTERESLQQRKRVLESCISELETLRAEGNRRTPLAGSRVADYMSTDVRSVHKDATLKEAGRLLSKWRVGSLLVDDNCRYIGIITDTDLSRKAVARGLDPNEATVKLCMSKPVLTIEDSEPLAAAIALMKQKGVRHLAVTEDRTIIGILSVSDVLRAYAELAGLDEEADANGE
- a CDS encoding ABC transporter ATP-binding protein, producing MAFLQIDHVTKYFPSPSGTGQVCIFKDVTIKIEKGEFVTTIGHSGCGKSTLLNIIAGLETMTEGGIILNGKEVSGPGLDRMVVFQNFSLMPWMTVFENIRLAVRAAYPDWDQEKVAAHVRKYIELVGLKGAEDKRPTALSGGMKQRVGLARAFSIEPKVLLLDEPFAQIDALTRGVIQEELVQMWTTARNTVFMVTHDVDEAILLSDRIMLMTNGPGARIAEIIDVTIPRPRSRDSIIEHPHYYKIRNHVIHFLVRHATHAAGDDAGAADEGGTGTAPLVVRF
- a CDS encoding ubiquinol-cytochrome c reductase iron-sulfur subunit, with the translated sequence MAIIHDDLGRRRFLSQAVMAFGLLFGMGTLALRFAQFLVPSPKAKRYEAVLIGAESRVPLGEGVSMDLGGHKIVVLRTDEGVAAFSRRCTDLGCLVSWNRDRQQFLCPCHQGVFDKTGRNIAGPPPRPLDRFEVVKRGDQLYVNIQSG
- a CDS encoding cytochrome b N-terminal domain-containing protein; its protein translation is MESAATPAEHRAGQKSWIDYIQKDLPAHLDWWPYTLGAIPLTLFGLLVATGLMLTFYYVPSPEKAYESVEQITHEVYLGWFVRGLHKFSVDLMILFLLFHVIRVFVTRAYRPPGEWKWVSGSLVLFLAFAMGFTGYSLVYDNVSYWGMTVVTSMLGSLPVVGTPLLYLLRGGEEVSGGTLLRLYDLHTKLLPVLLAGLVIGHVLVVRLSGFAEVPGSRGFHPFYPEHALTMGAIAVGLLVLLVDLVMIFPPTLGPPANPQEVATDVSPPWYFSAPYMWITLLPGPVALWSLLAGAGIFAAYPFVDRVLSERGWPMALVNGVVGTAVVLAVAALMILDTRM
- a CDS encoding ammonium transporter, with the protein product MSRSGRLTSLVLIALAAGLGLAMAGTGWAQDAPAPTPLKVDTADTVWVLTSSALVLAMIVPGLALFYGGLVRSKNVLGTVMQSFVILCLVTLLWILVGYSLAFGPDKAGLIGGLEWVGLNGVGTEPHPTYGPTIPHQAFMVFQLMFAAITPALITGAFAERMKFGALLLFAGLWSLLVYCPVAHWLWGGGWLGRLGALDFAGGAVVHISSGVAALVCSLMLGARRGYGTDYMAPHNLPLTLLGTGLLWFGWFGFNAGSALSANNVAVGAFITTHTAAAVGALTWMAVEWVHRGTPTVLGVASGAVAGLATVTPGAGYVGPFSALLIGLVAGGLCYVAVIRWKAKLGYDDSLDVVGIHGVGGAVGILATGLLASKSVNSAGADGLFSGNPGFFGVQALAVLVTALFSLVATYAILKLVDRVVGLRISAEEESMGLDLSQHNERAYS